A portion of the Doryrhamphus excisus isolate RoL2022-K1 chromosome 20, RoL_Dexc_1.0, whole genome shotgun sequence genome contains these proteins:
- the ubac2 gene encoding ubiquitin-associated domain-containing protein 2 yields MFTTTGSRGLYKAPLSKGLLLVLSGLTVMLSLLPQYQHMFEYNLQAVSQQQQVWRLLCGRLVCLDVKDSFCSGLLIYNFRIFERRFGSRKFASFMLGTWCLSALLDLLLAQAVYFLFDYEVEELPAGLLAPVFSLFVPFYWSIPKVPVTQVLGHISITNKTLVYIVGLQLLTSSPFMWLLALSGLISGGLYHGNILWVRKILFVPAWFCFVARYILEPIFSSSQPTGEAPLGMGATLDIQRQQRMDQLDQQLLLAQFNEAHLNARQTPQAGLLQWTRLFPTLRQRAQNRAPAQPGPQAQTHPSAQAPPLDNSVAEEQVARLVEMGFSRMDALEALRASNNDINMATNFLLQH; encoded by the exons ATGTTTACCACCACTGGTTCCCGGGGTTTGT ACAAGGCGCCTCTGTCTAAGGGCCTCCTGCTGGTGCTTAGTGGGCTGACGGTGATGCTCAGCCTCCTTCCACAGTACCAACACATGTTCGAGTACAACCTTCAGGCTGTCAGTCAGCAGCAACAA GTGTGGAGGTTGTTGTGTGGCCGGCTGGTGTGTCTCGACGTGAAAGACTCCTTCTGCAGCGGCTTGCTCATCTACAATTTCAGGATCTTTGAGAGGAGGTTTGGCTCCAGGAAGTTTGCT TCTTTCATGTTGGGTACTTGGTGTCTCTCTGCACTACTGGACCTCCTATTGGCTCAGGCTGTCTACTTTCTCTTTGACTACGAGGTGGAGGAGCTTCCTGCAGGACT GCTGGCCCCGGTCTTCTCCCTCTTTGTGCCTTTTTACTGGTCCATCCCTAAGGTGCCCGTCACCCAGGTGCTGGGCCACATCAGCATCACCAACAAGACTCTGGTCTACATAGTCGGGCTGCAG CTGTTGACATCCAGCCCTTTCATGTGGCTACTGGCGCTCAGCGGACTG ATCTCAGGTGGTTTGTACCACGGCAACATTCTCTGGGTGCGGAAGATTCTCTTTGTGCCCGCTTGGTTCTGTTTCGTCGCACGTTACATCCTGGAGCCCATCTTTTCCA GCTCACAACCAACCGGCGAGGCTCCTCTCGGGATGGGCGCCACCCTGGACATCCAGAGACAACAGCGGATGGACCAACTGGATCAACAGCTGCTGCTGGCCCAGTTCAACGAGGCCCACCTGAACGCCAGACAAACGCCACAG GCCGGGTTGCTACAGTGGACCAGATTGTTTCCCACGCTGAGGCAAAGAGCACAGAACCGGGCCCCCGCGCAGCCCGGCCCACAGGCTCAGACGCACCCCTCCGCTCAGGCGCCGCCACTGGACAACTCTGTTGCAGAGGAACAG GTCGCAAGGCTGGTAGAAATGGGTTTCTCCAGAATGGACGCCCTGGAGGCCCTCAGAGCGTCAAACAACGACATCAACATGGCTACCAATTTCCTCCTGCAAcactga